AATTGGGCCAGCAACCTGTGTGCCTCTCTACCAACAGCTGAAAGCAGAATTCCCTGAAGTACAAGCGGTTAACGCTATGTACACTCATGGGCTTCTTGCCATCATTTCTACTAAGAAACGTTTTGGTGGTTTCGCTCGCTCCGTTGGTTTACGAGCCATGACAACGCCCCACGGCTTAGGTTATGTGAAAATGGTGATCATGGTGGATGAGGATGTTGACCCATTCGATCTCAAACAAGTGATGTGGGCAATGTCTTCAAAAGTGAACCCTGCTGGCGATTTAGTACAACTACAAAATATGTCAGTACTAGAGCTAGACCCAGGCTCTTCACCTGCGGGGATCACCGATAAATTAATTATTGATGCCACCACTCCTGTTGCTCCAGACAATCGCGGTAACTACAGCCAACCAGTAAAAGATTTGCCTGAAACCAAAGAGTGGATCGGTAAATTACAAGCGATGATTGCTAAACAAAAACAGGAGAATAAATAATGATTTGTCCACGTTGCGGTGAAGACCATATTGAAATACTGGCAAAATCTCCCGTACCTGATGTGTGGGAAGTCTACCAATGCCAACACTGTTTATATACTTGGCGTTCCACTGAACCTGCTCGTCGTACCGACCCCGACTTATTCCCTGCAGAATTCAAAATGACCCAAGCAGACATCGATAACGCCCCCACTGTGCCATCGGTTCCACCGCTGTTGCCAGAGCACGAACGTTAATCTTTGCCCGCCAAGTTTGCCCTTGAGCTTGGAATAGTTCACTAAATTCATGATGAAAAAGGCAGCTCACGCTGCCTTTCTTCTTATAGATGGGCTTGCTCTTGAATCTTCTCTAATAATGGAGCGAAGCCGTTTTGCCCCATCCAATCATTAATCAAATTCTGCACACTATTACTGGTATTGGTTGCGCCAGAAATACTATCTATCGCATAGTCATCCAAAGACGCAGGATGTTTCGATATGACCTTAAACGCGGGCTTACCTTGTCGGTAAATCTGTTTACCGTGAAACTGTGCCAACCACGTTTGATCCGTCATGATATGCCCACCTAGTGAAGGCGTTTCGCCTTGCTGATAAAAAGCGATGTTATCAATGTGCCAATCATGGATGTCGAGGGCGATAAAACCTTTTAACTGGGATAAATACCCTTTGCCTTCGATAGGAAATACCACTTTATCGATGGCACCTTGCGGCTGTTTTACTAGGTAAATGAGGGCTTGGTCTGGTCGTTTGTTCATTCCTGCAAACAACTGACCATCGGCCATTGATGTGAGCGTTAATTGATGTGATTTCTGCCTCTGATGAAACGCCTCAATCGCTGCTTGATCTTCTGTTACCGACGCTTGTTTAAAATCCACCAGCACAGGCTGCAGATAAGTATGCATAATCTGCTTGGCACTAGCGTGGATTTGACCTAACCCCGCGACATCAAGCAAGGTTCGGCGTGGATCTTTATGCACGATTTTGCCACTGTCTTTGATATGTTGTGCCCCATCACTGCTAATGACCTGTTTTACCTCTTTGGGCGCAGAAGAATGACTATCATCAAAGCAGCCTGACAACAACAATACAAAGGGCACCAAGAGCGAACTTATTACGGTTTGATAGGGTTTCATCAGCCGCCTCCTTAACGTAAATGCATTGGTGCAACCCGGGCAATCACGGGAACTTCGCCTTGGTTGGTCATTAACGTCAGCGAAACCAGTTCGCCCTTTTTGAGTGGGTGCTTAAATCCCATTAACATCACATGCGCGGTATTGGGTGTCATGGCCAATTGTTGATGTGGGCCAATAATCAGATGTTTGACCATAAACATGACGCGTTTACCGCCTTCAAATTTGGTTTTATGCAACATGATCTGTTTGAACTCTTCACCGACTACCTTATTAATAATCAGAGGCTTATCTGACCGATTGTAAATCGTCATTTTTGAGCCAGTCGCATGTGCCCCCGCTTGCGGTAGAAAGATTTCTGCCTGACCGACTTCGATCTGATGAGCCGTTGGCGCAGCAAAAGACGCCATGGAAACAAGAGAGAAAAGCAGCACACTAATCTGCTTTAACCAAGAACAACAAGTCATGAATGATCCTTTTTATAAATTCTACTTAATTGAATCAGCAGGTTATTGAATAAGATTAACGTAGTGATCAAGGTCCATACCCGGTGAATATCCGATATGAATCTCTTTTAACACACCTTGTCTATCGATAAAGAAGGTGGTTGGGGTAGCGACCACTTGGTATTTTTCTTGGGTAATACCCAGTTGGTCTAAGCCTAGTGGTAACGAGACATTCAGCTTATCGGCAAACGCTTGCAAATCATCAGGATAGGGTTTAATACCCACCCCAATAAAGCGCATCTTATTGGGATGAGTGTCGGCGTAGTCTTGCCATGCTTTCATCATGACCAAACACGCACCACAAGTTGAAGACCAAAACTCGACCACCACTGGCTGGCCACGCAGTGATTCTAAGGTCATTTTCTGTTGGGCGTTATCCATGACCGCCAAATCCGGTGCGGGCGAACCAATCGCGAGCTTTTGCTCTTTACATCCGGTTAAAGCAACAACGGCTGCACACAGCACAGCCATTGTAAGATGCTTAATTCGCATGCATCACTTCCTCACCCATATATTTACCGTGCTGCAAACGAATAATACGGTCGGTATAACGCCCTAAATCTGGGTTATGGGTCACCATGATGATGGTACGGTTTTGCTTGTGCAAACGTTGGAAAATATCCAATACGATCTGTTCGTTCGCTTCATCAAGGTTACCCGTCGGTTCATCGGCAAACAGAATCGGACATTCATTCACGAGAGCACGCGCAATACAGACACGCTGCTGCTCACCACCTGAAAGCTGACTTGGTAAGTGATCGATACGATGCCCTAACCCGACATCTTCTAGCACTTTTTTCGCAGCTTCAATATCGGTGACACTATGGTAATGCTGCGCGAGCATCACGTTTTCCAACGCGGTTAGGTAGGGAATTAAGTGGAACTGCTGGAACAACAGGCCAATCTTTTCAGCGCGAAATGCGCGGCGACCATCTTCATCGAGACCCGCCGCATCTTGTCCATCGAGAATCACTTGGCCTTCCGTTGCGGTATCCAAACAACTCAAAATGTTCATTAGAGTGGTTTTCCCTGAACCGGACGCGCCCATGATCGCCACAAACTCCCCCTTACGAATGGAGATATTAATGTTGTCGAGCGCGTTTACTTGGTCAAAACGCTTACTTAGACCTTTGGTTTCAATCGCAAATTCAGACACATTATTCTCCTTTTAACACTTTCGCCGGATCGACTCGCATCGCCCGTAAAGTGGGAATGGTGGCAGCCACTAATGCCGCACAAATAGATAACACAGAGGTAATAACAAACACAGGCGCACGAAGATCAATGCTGGAACTAAATACCGTTTGACCCAGTATCTGCGCCAAAATATACCCAAGCCCCAAACCAATAATGATGGCAGCAACCGTCATCAATAGGGTTTCGGTTAAAATTTGTCGGGTGATTTCACGATGCGAGGCCCCTAGCGCTTTTTGCAGTGCAAACTCATGACGGCGCTCTGCAATCATCGCAGTTAGCGTGGTATTCACGCATAAAGTAGACAGTACCAAAATGACAAAGGCCACCACGCCCATCAAGAGCTTGATCTTATCCAACACCTTGCCTTCCGAGGCGGAGACTTTCAGGATCGGACGAATGGTCAAATCGGGGTATGCAGATTTTAGCGTTTTAGCAAATGCATTCACTTGGCCTTTATCATTATCGATACTGAACATCGCATAGTTCGCTTGATCGGGCTGATCCAGCCAAGATTGTAAGATCGACAAGTTCACAATCAGATAGTTATCTTCTTCTGCACCAGAATCGATAATCCCCTTGATGTTAAACGTATGGCGGTGCTGACCTTTGATAATGCTCACTTGCGAACCGACTTTCACTTCTAATTTTTTCGCCAGTGTCGCGCCTATCATGGCATTACGCTTATCAAACGACACGCCAATCCACTCACCTTTTACTTGCCAGTACGGAACGAGCTTTTTCAGTTGTGAAAAATCAACACCCATCGCCACGACTTTTTCGAGATCCGATTGCACCATGCCATACAAATAAGGGCTTGACGCAACAAGTTGCCCTTTCGGCACTTGACTTACCATAGTGCGATAGTCGTGGGTCGAGATAGTTGAACCACTGGTCCCCGGGCCCACATAAAAGTTCGCCCCGTAGTTACGCAGTTCGTGGCTCATCTTTTGGTTGATGTCGAAATAGACCCCCGCCATTGCAGTTACAATGGCAGCCCCCATCGTGAGCGCCGCTAATACGACTAACACACGCCGCATACGCAATTTAAGTGAACGCATCACCAATAAGGTTTTCATTGAACGATTATTTGCGGCCATACAACACCTCTATTGGGTAAAGTGCAGCAATACGACGAGATGGGAAGTACGTACCAAATACAGTCATCACGACCGAAATCACTAAAACAAGCGGTACGATAATCCAGTTGAACGAGACCGTAGAGCCAAATAAGGCGTATCCCATTACTTTCGATAGCCCCCACCCGGCAATACAACCGAGTGAACCACCGAGCAGACCACAAATGATTGATTCAGCATAAAACAGCAGATACACCTGCCAGTTATGGGCGCCAAGCGATTTCATCAAACCAATCTCTTTCGAACGTTGCAAAATCGCATTGGTCATCAATGACGCGATCCCCATTGAAGCGGCGATAAAGGCAGCCAACGTCACCATAAACAATAGGCTTTGAATTTTGTGAATAACAATGCCCTCAGACGCGGCCACTTGCCAAACCGGTCTTACTGACGCGTTATTCAGCGCTTTTTCTAACTGAAATGAAATCGAAGAGACAAACGCGGTACAGAACCACAAGTCGTATTCATCAGAATCAAGCGACTCTAAGTTATCACGCGCTTTTTTCGATAGCGCATTTTCCGGCACAGTCAGTGCCGACACCTTGATGCTTTCTACTCGGCCTTGCAAACCAAGTAACTGCTGGCTGATATGCAGTGGCAATACCAACGCCTCTTCTTCCGCGCTACCATCACTTAAAATACCAGTAATCGTCACGGTTTGTGGCTGACCTTGATTGGTTAAAGTAACCGTATCACCAACTTGCCAACCTTGGCTTTTAGCCAGAGATTGACCAGCTAGCGCCTGCTTCTGATCATCATTTGGCCATTGCCCTGTCACCTTCCAATAACGGGAAATGATTTTGTTACCGGTATGGTAATCGGGCTCATCAGGTACAGCGAGACGTTGATCAAAAAAGGTACCGACTATGGCAACTTTCTGCTGACCATTGGCTATTGCTTTACCACGCACAAACGGCGCAAAACCAATAATATTGTTACGCCAAAAGATGTTTTTTATATTGGGCAATTCCGATTCTAATAACAGATCATCTTTGTCCATGGTGCTTAAGGCGTTTTTTAACGCATACGGCAACTGAACTTGCCCTTCCGGTGTGATTTCAATATTGGCCCCATAGCTTTTCATCTCCACCGACATCTTATCGCCAATGGTAATGGAGATAGCGAGCAGCGCTGAAATCAGACCGGCGGCTAAAAAAATGGTCGTGGTTGCCAATACTTTACGACCACTATCATGCCGCCAAGACTGACGGAGCATTGTCCATAACATTATTCATTCCCTCCTAACGCAGAACTATTTTCTACGTATTGCCAAGGGTTATCGCGGAACGCTTCGTAAGAAGCCTCTTCAGTAAAGAAGTAGGTTTTACCGCCAAAGGCATAACTGTATGGCGCATCTAAATTGGTTAACGATTTCCCATTAACGGGATCTTTCACGGTGATTTTTACCACGTCGCTGAAATACTGCAGCCCAGATTCAAGCTGTTTCTTACTGATCACAATTTCGTTATTTTTCAGTGCCCATTGCTTAATTGGAATCGGGTTACAACCGCCGGGATTGCCAATAGATGGAATGAAGATATGCACGCCACAGGCCAAACAAATCACTTGGTCGCCATCTTGAATGTAACCGGCATCGCCACACAGCATGCAAGCATCAAAGACCACACCAAATTTCATTTCACCGGGATAGCGGTCAATAATAAAGAAGCGCACTACCTTGCCATCACTTGCAATCCATTGATAACGATGCAGTTTTCCATCTTTGATTTCATCAGTGATAGGCACATGTACCGCACCATCATCCGCTAATTGAATGCTCTTAGCGGGCGAACGAGTCGGTGGCTGAGAGGCAACCGCATCCCAATACAACAAGCTGGCAAACACTAAGACCAAACTGACCATAAAGCTACGTAATCTGCGTTGCTTAATATTTAATAACGCTTGCGTTTTACGCCGTTCAATCGGCTGAGACTGTGCCTTCACTGACGCTTTTAGCGGTTTAATCTCTTTAATGAACATCATCACTAACGGAATCAAACACATTAGCAACACGCCATAAGCATATAACCAATAAAAGTTAGTGACTTTCGATACGTAACTGAGCAATCCTTGATATAAATCGAGAATTTGTAGTTTCATTGCGGCGAGGAGCACCTCACCGGATAACGGTAAAATAGCCAGTAGGATTAAGACGAAAAAGAACAAACGCTTGGTGGTACGGCTGTGTAACTCAAACACTTTTGAGCAGAACAGATGGACAGCCCCAACCAAGATAAATCCACCGATCAAAGCAGAGATATTTAAAATCAGTTCCGTATTAATCACACTGGTTGCGCTTATCATGTCTAACTTCGCCACTTTTGCCCACATAAATGCAGCCAAAACCACCAACGCGCCTTGCCATAATAATAACCATTGGCGTGGCGTCGTCACGAACAGACCGTAAATCAAGAGCAGGACACACACCGCAATATAGATAATACCAATGGTTAAAATATACACTTGGCTATAAGGAAGAAAGGCGTATGTGAGGCTACCAATGATGGTGGGGAGTAAAAACCACCAAAAACGTTGTTTATAGAAAGGCTGTGTTGCGCCGGACCAAAGCACACCGAAAAGGACCGCTGGCAACAAGAAGTAAGACAGGACTTGGGAAAGATAAAAGCTCATATTGCCCACATTCTAATTGTTATGATGAGGCGGCTTGGCCAAGCCGCCTCTATTGGGTTACGTATTCAACGCACCCTAATTTCATCCATAGCGCTGGCTTATTTCAGACCAACGTATTTGAACTTGTAAGTCACATCAAAAGGTTTGTACCAACGGCCAACACCTGTTGCTTTGTCAGTATGACGTAGCAGGCCGCCTTTAGAAGGTGGATCGATGTGGAAAGAAAGTTCGTAGTTACCCACACCTAGCATTTTAACGTTTGAACCGTAGTGAGGACCATCAGACGCGATCATCGGCATGAAAGTGCCTTGTTGAGTTTTGCCTGTGTCTAGGTTTTTCATTTTGTAGCTAATGGTTAGGTAAGGGATCCATTCACCAGCAGCAAAACCGTTTTTGTTGCCTTTTAGCGCGTGGATGTCGGCTTCTAGGTGAACGTCTGCTTTAGACGCAGCCATCATCATACCTTGAGGTTCCATTGTTACCGGCTCTAGGTAAACCGCTGCCAATTCCATACCGTTCATTTCAACGGTGTCACCTGCTGGATGTTCACCAGCCACTGCTGTCGTACCAAACATCATGGCTGCGATCGCTGCAGGGATGAGTAGTTTGTTAGTCATTATCGT
This DNA window, taken from Vibrio nitrifigilis, encodes the following:
- a CDS encoding non-oxidative hydroxyarylic acid decarboxylases subunit D; protein product: MICPRCGEDHIEILAKSPVPDVWEVYQCQHCLYTWRSTEPARRTDPDLFPAEFKMTQADIDNAPTVPSVPPLLPEHER
- a CDS encoding FMN-binding protein; the protein is MKPYQTVISSLLVPFVLLLSGCFDDSHSSAPKEVKQVISSDGAQHIKDSGKIVHKDPRRTLLDVAGLGQIHASAKQIMHTYLQPVLVDFKQASVTEDQAAIEAFHQRQKSHQLTLTSMADGQLFAGMNKRPDQALIYLVKQPQGAIDKVVFPIEGKGYLSQLKGFIALDIHDWHIDNIAFYQQGETPSLGGHIMTDQTWLAQFHGKQIYRQGKPAFKVISKHPASLDDYAIDSISGATNTSNSVQNLINDWMGQNGFAPLLEKIQEQAHL
- a CDS encoding copper chaperone PCu(A)C codes for the protein MTCCSWLKQISVLLFSLVSMASFAAPTAHQIEVGQAEIFLPQAGAHATGSKMTIYNRSDKPLIINKVVGEEFKQIMLHKTKFEGGKRVMFMVKHLIIGPHQQLAMTPNTAHVMLMGFKHPLKKGELVSLTLMTNQGEVPVIARVAPMHLR
- a CDS encoding TlpA family protein disulfide reductase gives rise to the protein MRIKHLTMAVLCAAVVALTGCKEQKLAIGSPAPDLAVMDNAQQKMTLESLRGQPVVVEFWSSTCGACLVMMKAWQDYADTHPNKMRFIGVGIKPYPDDLQAFADKLNVSLPLGLDQLGITQEKYQVVATPTTFFIDRQGVLKEIHIGYSPGMDLDHYVNLIQ
- a CDS encoding ABC transporter ATP-binding protein, with product MSEFAIETKGLSKRFDQVNALDNINISIRKGEFVAIMGASGSGKTTLMNILSCLDTATEGQVILDGQDAAGLDEDGRRAFRAEKIGLLFQQFHLIPYLTALENVMLAQHYHSVTDIEAAKKVLEDVGLGHRIDHLPSQLSGGEQQRVCIARALVNECPILFADEPTGNLDEANEQIVLDIFQRLHKQNRTIIMVTHNPDLGRYTDRIIRLQHGKYMGEEVMHAN
- a CDS encoding ABC transporter permease; amino-acid sequence: MAANNRSMKTLLVMRSLKLRMRRVLVVLAALTMGAAIVTAMAGVYFDINQKMSHELRNYGANFYVGPGTSGSTISTHDYRTMVSQVPKGQLVASSPYLYGMVQSDLEKVVAMGVDFSQLKKLVPYWQVKGEWIGVSFDKRNAMIGATLAKKLEVKVGSQVSIIKGQHRHTFNIKGIIDSGAEEDNYLIVNLSILQSWLDQPDQANYAMFSIDNDKGQVNAFAKTLKSAYPDLTIRPILKVSASEGKVLDKIKLLMGVVAFVILVLSTLCVNTTLTAMIAERRHEFALQKALGASHREITRQILTETLLMTVAAIIIGLGLGYILAQILGQTVFSSSIDLRAPVFVITSVLSICAALVAATIPTLRAMRVDPAKVLKGE
- a CDS encoding ABC transporter permease, producing the protein MLWTMLRQSWRHDSGRKVLATTTIFLAAGLISALLAISITIGDKMSVEMKSYGANIEITPEGQVQLPYALKNALSTMDKDDLLLESELPNIKNIFWRNNIIGFAPFVRGKAIANGQQKVAIVGTFFDQRLAVPDEPDYHTGNKIISRYWKVTGQWPNDDQKQALAGQSLAKSQGWQVGDTVTLTNQGQPQTVTITGILSDGSAEEEALVLPLHISQQLLGLQGRVESIKVSALTVPENALSKKARDNLESLDSDEYDLWFCTAFVSSISFQLEKALNNASVRPVWQVAASEGIVIHKIQSLLFMVTLAAFIAASMGIASLMTNAILQRSKEIGLMKSLGAHNWQVYLLFYAESIICGLLGGSLGCIAGWGLSKVMGYALFGSTVSFNWIIVPLVLVISVVMTVFGTYFPSRRIAALYPIEVLYGRK
- a CDS encoding Fe-S-containing protein, whose product is MSFYLSQVLSYFLLPAVLFGVLWSGATQPFYKQRFWWFLLPTIIGSLTYAFLPYSQVYILTIGIIYIAVCVLLLIYGLFVTTPRQWLLLWQGALVVLAAFMWAKVAKLDMISATSVINTELILNISALIGGFILVGAVHLFCSKVFELHSRTTKRLFFFVLILLAILPLSGEVLLAAMKLQILDLYQGLLSYVSKVTNFYWLYAYGVLLMCLIPLVMMFIKEIKPLKASVKAQSQPIERRKTQALLNIKQRRLRSFMVSLVLVFASLLYWDAVASQPPTRSPAKSIQLADDGAVHVPITDEIKDGKLHRYQWIASDGKVVRFFIIDRYPGEMKFGVVFDACMLCGDAGYIQDGDQVICLACGVHIFIPSIGNPGGCNPIPIKQWALKNNEIVISKKQLESGLQYFSDVVKITVKDPVNGKSLTNLDAPYSYAFGGKTYFFTEEASYEAFRDNPWQYVENSSALGGNE
- a CDS encoding iron transporter, which codes for MTNKLLIPAAIAAMMFGTTAVAGEHPAGDTVEMNGMELAAVYLEPVTMEPQGMMMAASKADVHLEADIHALKGNKNGFAAGEWIPYLTISYKMKNLDTGKTQQGTFMPMIASDGPHYGSNVKMLGVGNYELSFHIDPPSKGGLLRHTDKATGVGRWYKPFDVTYKFKYVGLK